In a single window of the Melioribacteraceae bacterium genome:
- a CDS encoding response regulator transcription factor translates to MISVIIADDHPIFLMGLRQVLETDKTIKIIEQGQSGDEALNKIIKLQPDVAILDLDMPGINGFEIARELNKKNIRSKIIFLTMHSANDLLSEALKLNVMGYVLKETALIDIIKGLHKVHSGEHYISAALSEELISHSNFRGNPSNSQLLLQKLTPTEMRIMSLIAQQKTTKDIAEMLFISYRTVEKHRSNICEKLNLKGNNSLLKYAIENKEFF, encoded by the coding sequence ATGATTAGTGTGATTATTGCTGATGATCACCCGATTTTTTTAATGGGATTAAGGCAAGTATTAGAGACTGATAAAACTATAAAAATTATTGAGCAGGGTCAAAGTGGTGATGAAGCCTTAAATAAAATAATAAAACTACAACCGGATGTAGCAATTCTCGATTTAGATATGCCCGGTATTAATGGTTTTGAAATTGCTAGAGAACTCAATAAAAAAAATATCAGATCAAAAATAATTTTCTTAACGATGCATAGCGCAAATGATCTTTTATCCGAAGCTCTCAAATTAAATGTGATGGGCTATGTATTAAAAGAAACAGCACTCATCGACATAATTAAAGGACTTCATAAAGTTCATTCAGGTGAACATTATATAAGTGCGGCTCTATCTGAAGAACTAATCAGCCATTCAAATTTTCGGGGGAACCCGAGTAATTCACAATTATTGCTACAAAAGTTAACTCCAACCGAAATGAGAATTATGTCCCTAATCGCTCAACAAAAAACCACAAAAGACATTGCCGAAATGTTGTTTATTAGTTATAGGACGGTTGAAAAACACCGCTCCAACATCTGCGAAAAACTTAACCTTAAGGGGAACAACTCATTGCTGAAGTATGCGATAGAAAACAAAGAATTCTTTTAA
- a CDS encoding AbrB/MazE/SpoVT family DNA-binding domain-containing protein — translation MTTVKISPKYQVVIPKEIRNKLKLKPGQRMQIFQFGERIEFIPLKNIKESRGFLKGMDTNLSREEDRL, via the coding sequence ATGACAACTGTCAAAATATCACCCAAGTATCAAGTTGTAATACCAAAAGAAATTCGTAATAAATTAAAACTAAAACCTGGTCAAAGGATGCAGATTTTTCAATTTGGGGAGAGAATTGAATTTATCCCTCTCAAAAATATTAAGGAATCACGTGGTTTTCTGAAAGGGATGGACACCAATCTCTCCAGAGAGGAGGATAGACTATGA
- a CDS encoding type II toxin-antitoxin system VapC family toxin gives MNLVDSSGWLEYLTDGKNAKFFAPAIENTDELIVSVINIYEVYKKVLAEKDENIAIQVVGLMQQAKVIDVTPLIAIQAAKFSHELKIPMADSIIYTTAVMNDSVVWTQDIDFKNLHGVKYNKKN, from the coding sequence ATGAATTTGGTTGATTCATCCGGTTGGTTAGAATATTTAACCGATGGTAAAAACGCTAAATTTTTTGCCCCTGCAATTGAAAATACTGACGAACTGATTGTATCTGTCATTAATATCTACGAAGTATATAAAAAGGTACTTGCAGAAAAAGATGAAAACATTGCAATACAAGTCGTAGGTTTAATGCAACAAGCTAAAGTTATTGATGTAACTCCTTTGATAGCTATTCAAGCAGCAAAATTCAGTCATGAATTGAAAATACCAATGGCTGATAGTATTATTTACACGACAGCGGTAATGAATGATTCTGTTGTTTGGACGCAAGATATTGATTTTAAGAATTTGCATGGAGTGAAGTATAATAAAAAGAATTAG
- a CDS encoding response regulator, translating to MKILIVDDNSHMRLMIKSLFTQSQSEFFECDDGLNSIEMCEQHNPDYVLMDFKMKYVDGITATKNIKKKFPHIKIIMVSNYSDEDLSHEAKCAGAEFLLPKEDLYLLPNYFIEKLV from the coding sequence ATGAAAATTTTAATTGTTGATGATAACAGCCATATGCGCCTTATGATAAAATCCTTATTCACCCAGAGCCAGAGTGAGTTCTTTGAATGTGACGATGGGCTAAATTCGATTGAAATGTGCGAGCAGCATAATCCCGATTATGTTTTAATGGATTTTAAGATGAAATATGTTGATGGCATTACTGCCACAAAAAATATCAAGAAAAAATTTCCTCATATAAAAATAATAATGGTTTCAAATTATTCAGATGAGGATTTATCCCATGAGGCTAAATGTGCCGGGGCTGAGTTCCTTTTGCCAAAAGAAGATCTCTACCTACTTCCGAACTACTTTATTGAAAAATTAGTTTAG
- a CDS encoding fibronectin type III domain-containing protein — protein MGVSVWHAWREDYPEERDVVSVLVKPHPFKITSPSFREVIIAEKSFTIKWDLVDPEVEKIKIELYTPSHGIIELVDNYPAESGEFIWNVPKSLIGINNARLQISDASMPTYYKSVFELSIAFGREIVIESPTNNQVVFGGSVVPIKWTSLNVSNVIITYGPFINSDNEIATVNSATSPIYSGNFNWTVPDVRSGFYVLRISDIDNPDTYKYKSITIKNPKVSLREIQSILFVGDHINIYWNTDDLVQKVKISYSIDAGSTWTSIGNFSNLTLNGNDQHRGSCDWIVPEQITQNLIFRAEADNDANVFCHSNLLQIKYPELSFTSPANGARFKKGETVRFEWREEGYQIGSFERFRLELSTDNGSTWWLTNADLSFSSRFHLWQVPSLLKETKYLFRITLNKPNLTYRDNLVEIIVEPVERRVILSDEWKTPLNIIEGSAPVQIVNELDIGSRENTRVKEAIFRVHADSEPDSIKRKFKLTYERVTSFAHFQYLERDGLQLRLVYSPGGASITTNFLRGIKLQYLGDPYKLDGVPACSISLVLIDEDSSNVLSRDLTFTSVNSAPVISDNNSPINLKYYIGQAPLNLLPNLSINDDRNLRLTAALELKVSENHSSDEDILGNQNSPNITSEFLQQQGRLKIIENGKAPQELIKLAQKGIYYLTDGGTRSLNKRKRIDIQYFDDYNEGSNILTKYVEVLAPGTTATNLTPPVDLRIEYIFGGQIKVSWKDPSGKANGFIVYRTSLRISLHVSPTTNFADEEAIAVIGADQNEFIDQTTQEGYTYTYRVASFNEVGISDLSLQKPLTANYAIKPPTNLKYKINSLNGIELQWDDNSSLEDGFLIEVRITTGAHFAEIQRTKKDENFAVVKNLEYNKKYFFRIKAYSKNLFSEESNEIEVMLTPTDIELEKFLPKEFLLSQNYPNPFNPETIISYHIAKISNVNLIVYDLLGRNVAQLVDNEEQYPGIYNVKFIMNDELNRLSNGVYFYRLQAGEFVSVKKMILMK, from the coding sequence ATGGGTGTTAGTGTTTGGCATGCTTGGAGAGAAGATTATCCGGAGGAGCGGGATGTTGTAAGTGTTTTAGTTAAACCTCATCCATTCAAGATTACTTCCCCCTCTTTTCGAGAGGTGATTATTGCTGAAAAATCATTTACTATTAAATGGGATTTAGTTGATCCTGAAGTAGAGAAAATTAAAATTGAATTATACACTCCTAGCCATGGAATTATTGAGTTGGTTGATAATTATCCTGCCGAAAGCGGTGAATTTATTTGGAATGTACCTAAATCATTGATTGGGATTAACAATGCTCGATTGCAGATATCTGATGCAAGTATGCCTACCTATTATAAATCGGTCTTTGAATTATCAATTGCCTTCGGAAGAGAAATTGTTATTGAATCACCTACAAATAATCAAGTCGTTTTCGGAGGTAGTGTTGTGCCTATAAAATGGACCAGTTTAAATGTTTCGAATGTAATAATTACTTACGGCCCATTTATTAATTCCGATAATGAAATTGCTACTGTTAATTCTGCAACATCCCCAATTTATTCGGGAAACTTTAATTGGACTGTTCCTGATGTTAGAAGTGGGTTTTATGTTTTGAGGATTTCCGATATCGACAATCCCGATACCTATAAATATAAAAGTATCACTATAAAAAATCCTAAAGTATCGCTGCGGGAAATACAAAGTATCTTATTTGTCGGTGATCATATTAATATTTACTGGAATACTGATGATCTAGTTCAAAAAGTTAAAATCAGTTATTCAATTGACGCAGGCTCTACATGGACATCAATAGGTAATTTCAGTAACTTAACTCTAAATGGCAATGACCAACATAGGGGAAGTTGCGACTGGATTGTTCCGGAACAGATTACTCAAAATCTTATCTTTAGAGCCGAAGCTGATAATGACGCAAATGTTTTTTGTCATTCAAACTTATTACAAATAAAATATCCGGAATTAAGCTTTACTTCACCAGCAAATGGTGCAAGGTTCAAAAAAGGGGAGACAGTTCGCTTTGAGTGGAGAGAGGAGGGATACCAGATAGGTTCCTTTGAACGTTTTCGATTAGAACTGTCAACTGATAATGGCTCTACTTGGTGGCTTACAAATGCAGATCTGAGTTTTTCATCAAGGTTCCATCTGTGGCAGGTACCTAGCCTTTTAAAGGAAACAAAATATTTATTCAGAATTACCCTGAATAAACCCAATTTAACCTATAGAGATAACTTAGTAGAAATAATAGTTGAGCCGGTTGAAAGAAGAGTTATTTTATCCGATGAGTGGAAGACCCCCCTCAATATTATTGAAGGATCAGCACCAGTTCAAATTGTTAATGAATTAGATATTGGTTCAAGAGAAAACACTCGCGTTAAAGAAGCAATATTTAGAGTACACGCCGATTCGGAGCCCGATTCAATTAAACGAAAATTTAAATTAACATATGAAAGAGTTACTAGTTTTGCACATTTTCAATATCTTGAACGTGATGGACTTCAATTACGATTAGTATACTCTCCGGGGGGGGCAAGTATTACAACTAATTTTCTTCGCGGTATTAAATTGCAATATCTTGGCGATCCGTATAAGCTTGATGGGGTTCCGGCATGCTCAATTTCACTGGTGTTAATTGATGAGGATTCCAGTAATGTTCTCTCAAGAGATTTAACTTTTACATCGGTTAATTCGGCTCCGGTAATTAGCGATAATAACAGCCCGATAAACTTAAAATACTATATTGGTCAAGCCCCTCTTAATCTTCTACCCAATCTCTCTATTAATGATGATCGAAATCTGCGTCTAACAGCAGCACTAGAATTAAAAGTAAGTGAAAACCATTCTAGCGATGAGGATATATTAGGAAATCAAAACTCTCCTAATATAACATCGGAATTCCTGCAGCAACAGGGCAGGTTAAAAATAATAGAGAATGGTAAAGCTCCCCAAGAATTGATAAAGCTGGCTCAAAAAGGAATTTATTATTTAACCGATGGTGGAACGAGATCTCTTAATAAAAGGAAAAGAATCGATATCCAATATTTTGATGATTACAATGAGGGTAGTAACATACTGACTAAGTATGTCGAGGTTTTAGCTCCCGGCACAACTGCCACAAATTTAACTCCTCCGGTGGATTTAAGGATCGAATATATTTTTGGAGGACAGATTAAAGTTAGCTGGAAGGATCCGAGCGGTAAGGCAAATGGGTTTATTGTTTATAGAACATCTCTCAGAATTTCTTTACATGTCTCACCAACAACCAATTTTGCTGATGAGGAAGCTATTGCCGTTATTGGAGCTGATCAAAATGAATTCATTGATCAAACAACTCAAGAAGGGTATACTTATACTTATCGTGTGGCTTCATTTAATGAAGTTGGAATTTCTGATTTATCTCTACAAAAACCTTTAACTGCAAATTATGCAATTAAACCCCCGACTAACCTAAAGTATAAGATTAATTCATTGAACGGTATTGAACTCCAGTGGGATGACAACTCCTCACTTGAAGATGGTTTTTTAATTGAGGTAAGAATTACAACCGGTGCTCACTTTGCTGAAATTCAAAGAACCAAAAAAGATGAGAATTTCGCTGTTGTCAAAAATCTAGAGTACAATAAAAAATACTTCTTCAGAATAAAAGCCTACTCTAAGAATTTATTCTCAGAGGAGAGTAATGAAATAGAAGTAATGCTTACACCAACTGATATTGAACTTGAGAAATTTTTACCAAAAGAATTTTTACTCTCTCAAAATTATCCAAATCCTTTTAACCCGGAAACTATAATTAGTTATCATATTGCTAAAATCAGTAACGTGAACCTAATTGTATATGACCTCTTGGGGAGAAATGTTGCTCAATTAGTCGATAATGAGGAACAATATCCGGGAATTTATAATGTAAAATTTATAATGAATGATGAGTTAAATAGATTATCTAATGGAGTTTATTTTTACCGACTACAAGCCGGTGAATTTGTCTCTGTTAAAAAGATGATATTGATGAAATAG